One Sphingomonas endolithica DNA segment encodes these proteins:
- a CDS encoding M20/M25/M40 family metallo-hydrolase — translation MPTLSIRAEAIAALLAAAVPAQAKLTPAETRMSATVDAEYERSVALLQKLVDQNSGTMNLPGVTAVGRMMRAELEPLGFTVTWRPQDAVKRAGHLIAVKRGRPGAKKLLLIGHLDTVFEQDSPFQKFVRRGEVAEGPGAGDDKGGMVVMLAALRAMQAAGTLKDADISIMLSGDEEDAGDPRTASRTDLVAMGKVADVALDFEGLVVEDGRDMGSIARRSSNGWTLTTTGKTGHSSLIFTPDYGDGAINELARVLAAFRTTLPEPNLTFNTGLVAGGSSAALDADRVRASAAGKGNIIPSTAIARGDFRTLSPEQTARVKAKMLAIVAQHAPGTGATLTFDDGAYPAMAPTPGNKALLDALNGVNADLGLPTMAALDPLKRGAGDISFVSDDVDGLVGLGTASHGDHAPGETVDLDSIKRQAKRAAILMTRLSSAR, via the coding sequence ATGCCAACCCTGTCCATCCGTGCCGAGGCCATCGCCGCACTATTGGCCGCCGCTGTTCCTGCGCAGGCGAAACTCACTCCCGCCGAGACCCGCATGAGCGCGACCGTGGATGCCGAATATGAGCGCTCGGTCGCGTTGCTGCAGAAGCTGGTCGACCAGAATTCGGGCACCATGAACCTTCCCGGCGTCACCGCGGTCGGGCGGATGATGCGTGCCGAGCTCGAGCCGTTGGGCTTTACCGTGACCTGGAGGCCGCAAGACGCGGTGAAGCGCGCCGGGCATCTGATCGCGGTGAAGCGCGGCCGGCCGGGGGCGAAGAAGCTGCTGCTGATCGGGCATCTCGACACGGTGTTCGAACAGGATTCGCCGTTCCAGAAGTTCGTGCGGCGGGGTGAGGTGGCAGAAGGCCCGGGTGCGGGCGACGACAAAGGCGGCATGGTGGTGATGCTGGCCGCACTGCGCGCAATGCAGGCCGCGGGCACGCTGAAGGACGCCGACATCTCGATCATGCTGTCGGGCGATGAGGAAGATGCCGGCGACCCGCGCACTGCCTCGCGCACCGACCTGGTGGCGATGGGCAAGGTGGCCGACGTGGCGCTGGATTTCGAGGGTTTGGTGGTCGAGGACGGCCGCGACATGGGGTCGATCGCGCGGCGATCGTCCAACGGCTGGACGCTGACCACGACGGGCAAGACCGGCCATTCCTCGCTGATCTTCACGCCCGATTATGGCGACGGGGCGATCAACGAACTGGCGCGGGTGCTGGCGGCGTTCCGAACGACGCTGCCCGAGCCCAACCTGACGTTCAACACTGGGCTGGTCGCCGGCGGATCGAGCGCGGCGCTGGATGCTGACCGCGTGCGCGCGAGCGCAGCGGGCAAGGGCAACATCATACCCTCGACGGCGATCGCACGCGGCGATTTCCGGACGCTCAGCCCCGAGCAGACCGCCCGCGTGAAGGCGAAGATGCTGGCGATCGTCGCCCAGCATGCGCCGGGGACGGGCGCCACGCTGACGTTCGACGATGGCGCCTATCCGGCGATGGCGCCGACGCCGGGCAACAAGGCGCTGCTGGACGCGCTGAACGGCGTGAACGCCGATCTTGGACTGCCGACGATGGCGGCGCTCGATCCGTTGAAGCGCGGTGCTGGTGACATATCGTTCGTCAGCGACGATGTGGACGGGCTGGTTGGGCTCGGCACGGCGAGCCATGGTGATCATGCGCCGGGCGAGACGGTCGATCTGGACAGCATCAAGCGCCAGGCAAAGCGCGCGGCGATCCTGATGACGCGGCTGAGCAGCGCGCGCTAA
- a CDS encoding acyltransferase family protein gives MASSAESKQTFDVLNGLRGIAAIAVVAMHLSFYLDTLHPANVAPAVDFFFVLSGFVISYAYERKITGGGSFGWFVTARLIRLYPLYLIGLAMGAAAMWTYQRPPDHAGFYGHLALNLLMLPSPTEFDPTNHDLFPINFPYWSLFFELVANLVYAALAPRLSNRLLMGIILLGFVGLVASGLVVGSLDNGTLRATFVGGLARVVFSFFAGVGLYRLWLVRPTRLSLHPALLFALLILPLLFKPAPPTGWLYELAVIVLFMPWIVWLGAGSRPTGHWLSVSVALGALSYPVYVIHAPVWTAIRAFNGWRGNTFLHDHAPWSGIILVAILCAFAWMLDKYVDYPVRLRLSKALLHRRTSAADPGVHGHIT, from the coding sequence TTGGCGTCGTCGGCGGAATCGAAACAGACTTTCGACGTTCTGAACGGTTTGCGCGGCATTGCCGCCATCGCGGTCGTTGCGATGCACCTTTCATTCTACCTCGACACGCTGCACCCGGCCAACGTCGCCCCAGCCGTAGACTTCTTCTTCGTCCTGAGCGGCTTTGTGATTTCCTACGCTTATGAGCGCAAAATCACGGGCGGCGGAAGCTTCGGTTGGTTCGTCACGGCACGGCTGATCCGGCTTTATCCGCTTTATCTGATCGGTCTTGCAATGGGCGCGGCCGCCATGTGGACGTACCAACGTCCGCCAGATCATGCGGGATTTTACGGACACCTTGCGCTGAACCTGCTGATGCTGCCGTCGCCGACGGAATTTGACCCCACGAACCATGACCTGTTCCCGATCAATTTCCCGTACTGGTCGCTCTTCTTCGAACTCGTCGCCAATCTCGTCTATGCGGCGCTGGCACCACGTTTGAGCAACAGGCTTCTCATGGGCATCATCCTTCTCGGGTTCGTAGGGCTGGTCGCGAGCGGACTGGTCGTCGGGTCGCTCGATAACGGCACGCTGCGCGCCACTTTCGTCGGCGGGTTGGCGCGTGTGGTATTCTCGTTCTTCGCGGGTGTTGGCCTTTACCGCCTCTGGCTGGTCCGGCCGACGCGCTTGTCGCTGCATCCCGCGCTGTTGTTCGCGCTGCTGATCCTGCCCTTGCTGTTCAAGCCGGCCCCCCCGACCGGCTGGCTGTACGAACTGGCGGTCATCGTCCTGTTCATGCCATGGATTGTCTGGCTCGGTGCCGGCTCACGACCGACCGGCCACTGGCTTTCGGTCTCGGTCGCGCTCGGGGCGCTTTCCTACCCCGTCTACGTCATTCATGCACCGGTCTGGACCGCAATACGCGCCTTCAACGGCTGGCGGGGCAACACCTTCCTGCACGACCATGCGCCGTGGAGCGGTATCATACTGGTTGCAATCCTGTGCGCCTTCGCCTGGATGCTGGACAAGTATGTGGATTATCCGGTGCGTCTTCGACTTTCGAAAGCGCTGTTGCACCGTCGGACGAGTGCCGCCGATCCCGGGGTTCACGGCCACATCACTTAA
- a CDS encoding NAD(+) synthase translates to MTEMHRFHSIHSHGLIRVGACTPRATVGDAAANAEAAIALAREGHDKGADLLVYPELNLTSYAIDDLHLQTAQQQASEAAIAAVVAASVDLRPVLLLGAAIPRNGRLYNCCVVVARGRILGVVPKTFLPNYREYYEKRWFASGAGITGACHIKVAGQTVPFGTDLIFAASDLEPFIFHAEICEDYWAPTPPSTAGALAGALICCNLSASNVTIGKSRERMMLSASQSARAICAYVYAAAGPGESTTDLAWDGQGTVHELGELIAESQRFGSDPELLLADVDAERIAQERMRNGTFNDAARLAGDPETAFRRVSFEHQPNYADTGLLRAIRRYPFVPNTPEKLDADCYEAFNIQVEGLLKRFTAARAERLVIGVSGGLDSTHALIVAAKVMDRLGRPRDHILGFTMPGFATGEDTKANAWTLMRALGITGEEIDIRPAARQMLGDMAHPFAGGEPVYDVTFENVQAGLRTDYLFRLANQRDGLVVGTGDLSELGLGWCTYGVGDQMSHYAVNAGVPKTLIQFLIRWCVKTDQFDRDTDRVLEAILGTEISPELVPAGADGAIQSTEARIGPYALNDFFLHYTIRHGLAPSKIAFLAWHAWRDAEAGRWPEDFPAEARKAYDLATIKGWMEKFLVRFFVTSQFKRSALPNGPKVSAGGSLSPRGDWRAPSDGTAAVFLEELARNVP, encoded by the coding sequence ATGACCGAGATGCATAGATTCCACTCGATCCACAGCCACGGGCTGATCCGTGTCGGTGCCTGCACGCCGCGCGCGACCGTCGGCGATGCCGCGGCCAATGCCGAGGCGGCGATCGCACTGGCGCGCGAAGGACATGACAAGGGCGCGGACCTGCTCGTCTATCCCGAGCTCAACCTCACCTCGTATGCGATCGACGATCTGCACCTGCAGACCGCGCAGCAACAAGCGAGCGAGGCGGCGATCGCCGCCGTGGTGGCGGCGAGCGTGGATCTGCGCCCCGTGCTGCTGCTGGGCGCCGCCATCCCGCGCAACGGTAGGCTGTACAATTGCTGCGTGGTGGTGGCGCGCGGGCGCATCCTGGGCGTCGTGCCGAAGACCTTCCTGCCCAATTACCGCGAATATTATGAGAAGCGCTGGTTCGCCAGCGGTGCCGGGATCACCGGCGCGTGCCACATCAAGGTCGCCGGGCAAACCGTGCCGTTCGGCACCGATCTGATCTTTGCGGCCAGCGACCTGGAGCCTTTCATCTTCCATGCCGAAATCTGCGAGGATTATTGGGCCCCCACCCCGCCCTCGACCGCCGGCGCGCTCGCCGGCGCGCTGATCTGCTGCAACCTGTCCGCCTCCAACGTCACGATCGGCAAGTCGCGCGAGCGGATGATGCTGTCGGCGTCGCAAAGCGCGCGGGCGATCTGCGCGTATGTCTATGCCGCTGCGGGACCGGGGGAGAGCACCACCGATCTCGCCTGGGACGGCCAGGGCACGGTCCACGAACTGGGCGAGTTGATCGCCGAATCGCAGCGCTTCGGCAGCGATCCCGAATTGCTGCTGGCCGACGTCGACGCCGAGCGGATCGCGCAGGAGCGGATGCGTAACGGCACGTTCAACGATGCCGCGCGGCTGGCGGGTGACCCGGAAACGGCATTCCGGCGCGTGTCGTTCGAGCACCAGCCGAACTATGCCGATACCGGATTGCTGCGCGCGATCCGACGCTACCCGTTCGTGCCCAACACGCCCGAGAAGCTGGATGCCGATTGCTACGAGGCGTTCAACATCCAGGTCGAGGGGCTGCTGAAGCGCTTCACCGCGGCGCGCGCCGAGCGGCTGGTGATCGGTGTATCGGGTGGGCTCGATTCGACCCACGCGCTGATCGTCGCAGCGAAGGTGATGGACCGTTTGGGGCGGCCGCGCGATCACATCCTCGGCTTCACCATGCCGGGCTTTGCGACCGGCGAGGATACCAAGGCCAATGCCTGGACGCTGATGCGCGCACTCGGCATCACTGGCGAGGAAATCGATATCCGTCCCGCCGCGCGTCAGATGCTGGGCGACATGGCGCATCCGTTTGCCGGCGGCGAGCCGGTGTACGACGTGACGTTCGAGAACGTGCAGGCAGGCTTGCGCACCGATTATCTGTTCCGCCTGGCCAACCAGCGCGACGGGCTGGTGGTCGGCACCGGCGACCTCTCCGAACTGGGGCTAGGCTGGTGCACCTATGGCGTCGGCGACCAGATGAGCCATTACGCGGTCAATGCCGGCGTGCCCAAGACGCTGATCCAGTTCCTGATCCGCTGGTGCGTCAAGACCGACCAGTTCGACCGCGACACCGATCGCGTGCTCGAAGCGATTCTCGGCACCGAGATTTCACCCGAACTGGTGCCGGCCGGTGCCGACGGCGCGATCCAGAGCACCGAGGCGCGGATCGGGCCGTACGCGCTGAACGACTTCTTCCTGCACTATACGATCCGCCACGGCCTGGCGCCGTCGAAGATCGCGTTTTTAGCGTGGCATGCGTGGCGGGATGCGGAGGCGGGGCGCTGGCCGGAGGATTTCCCGGCCGAGGCGCGCAAGGCTTATGATCTGGCGACGATCAAGGGGTGGATGGAGAAGTTCCTGGTGCGATTCTTCGTCACCAGCCAGTTCAAGCGTTCGGCGCTGCCCAACGGGCCGAAGGTGTCGGCAGGCGGATCGCTCAGCCCGCGAGGGGACTGGCGGGCGCCGTCGGATGGCACGGCCGCGGTGTTTCTGGAAGAGCTGGCGCGGAACGTGCCGTAA
- the purS gene encoding phosphoribosylformylglycinamidine synthase subunit PurS, with product MKLRIVVTLKNGVLDPQGKAIHKALDGLGFAGVNDVRAGKLIEMDVADDTGDTAIDEMCRKLLANTVIENYRVERA from the coding sequence ATGAAACTCCGAATTGTCGTCACGCTGAAGAACGGCGTCCTCGACCCGCAGGGCAAGGCGATCCACAAGGCGCTCGACGGCCTTGGCTTTGCCGGCGTCAACGACGTGCGCGCCGGCAAGCTGATCGAGATGGACGTTGCCGACGATACCGGCGACACCGCGATCGACGAGATGTGCCGCAAGCTGCTCGCCAACACGGTGATCGAGAATTACCGGGTAGAACGCGCATGA
- the hspQ gene encoding heat shock protein HspQ, producing the protein MSRSHIPMIPADTQTALPPVAHARFGIGEVVRHRMFDFRGVIFDVDPIFANTEEWYDAIPLDLRPRKDQPFYHLLAENMESTYIAYVSQQNLIPDETDEPVDHPAISGLFTDYADGRYTLRREHRH; encoded by the coding sequence ATGTCCCGTTCCCATATCCCGATGATCCCAGCCGATACGCAAACCGCCTTGCCCCCGGTCGCCCATGCCCGCTTCGGCATTGGCGAGGTGGTGCGCCACCGCATGTTCGATTTCCGCGGCGTTATCTTCGACGTCGATCCGATCTTCGCCAATACCGAGGAATGGTACGACGCGATCCCGCTCGACCTGCGCCCGCGCAAGGACCAGCCATTCTACCACCTGCTCGCCGAGAACATGGAATCGACCTACATCGCCTATGTCAGCCAGCAAAACCTGATCCCCGACGAAACGGACGAGCCGGTCGACCATCCGGCCATCAGCGGGCTGTTCACCGATTATGCCGACGGCCGCTACACCCTGCGCCGCGAGCACCGCCACTAA
- the purQ gene encoding phosphoribosylformylglycinamidine synthase subunit PurQ, which yields MKAAVIVFPGSNCDRDLAVAIREVGGVAPDMVWHGDSELPEGLDLVAVPGGFSYGDYLRSGAMAARSPIMRAVTDAAARGMPVLGVCNGFQVLTEAGLLPGALMRNAGIDFVCRDVSLVVDNTQSLFTGGYDAGETISVPVAHHDGNFFADDETLDRLEGEGRVAFRYGESVNGSARGIAGVLNAAGNVLGMMPHPERRIEKAHGGNDGRRLFEGLLAAVA from the coding sequence ATGAAGGCGGCGGTGATCGTCTTTCCCGGATCGAATTGCGACCGCGACCTCGCGGTGGCGATCCGCGAAGTCGGCGGGGTCGCGCCGGATATGGTGTGGCACGGCGACAGCGAATTGCCGGAGGGACTGGACCTGGTCGCGGTGCCGGGCGGCTTTTCCTACGGCGATTACCTGCGATCGGGCGCGATGGCGGCGCGATCGCCGATCATGCGCGCGGTAACTGACGCGGCAGCACGCGGCATGCCGGTGCTGGGCGTGTGCAACGGCTTCCAGGTGCTGACCGAGGCGGGGCTGCTGCCGGGTGCGCTGATGCGCAATGCGGGGATCGACTTCGTCTGCCGCGATGTGTCGCTGGTGGTCGACAACACGCAGTCGCTGTTCACCGGCGGCTACGATGCCGGCGAGACGATCTCCGTGCCCGTCGCGCATCACGACGGCAATTTCTTCGCCGATGACGAGACACTCGATCGGCTGGAAGGCGAAGGCCGCGTCGCGTTCCGTTATGGCGAAAGCGTCAATGGCTCGGCGCGCGGCATTGCCGGCGTGCTGAATGCCGCCGGCAATGTGCTCGGCATGATGCCGCACCCCGAACGGCGCATTGAGAAGGCGCATGGCGGCAACGATGGCCGGCGGTTGTTCGAGGGGTTGCTGGCGGCGGTGGCATAA
- a CDS encoding DUF6481 family protein — MAYKEPTFQDRAALAAQAKQKALEKLKAKPQVDPAVAAARAAARQAREEKEAQRRADKAAAIEQARLDKIAKAEAELAAIEAEKQRLIDADIAAKAARDARYAARKAKR; from the coding sequence ATGGCGTACAAGGAACCGACCTTCCAGGATCGCGCGGCACTCGCCGCCCAGGCCAAGCAAAAGGCACTGGAGAAACTGAAGGCCAAGCCGCAGGTCGACCCGGCCGTCGCCGCGGCCCGCGCCGCTGCTCGCCAGGCGCGCGAAGAAAAAGAGGCGCAGCGCCGCGCCGACAAGGCCGCCGCGATCGAACAGGCTCGGCTCGACAAGATCGCCAAGGCCGAGGCAGAGCTCGCCGCGATCGAAGCCGAGAAGCAGCGCCTGATCGATGCCGATATCGCTGCCAAGGCCGCGCGCGATGCGCGCTATGCGGCACGCAAGGCCAAGCGGTAA
- a CDS encoding TonB-dependent receptor plug domain-containing protein encodes MPIDSVAATQDRAVPESFATPEEDNSEVVVIGTRRTDRTLTNSPSPVDVISSAELTSQPAANMLDALKNIVPSFYVGQNSISDASTFVRSPSLRGL; translated from the coding sequence ATGCCGATCGACTCCGTTGCCGCCACGCAGGACAGGGCGGTACCGGAAAGCTTCGCCACGCCGGAGGAAGACAATAGCGAAGTCGTTGTCATCGGCACCCGCCGTACGGATCGCACGCTGACCAATTCCCCATCGCCGGTCGACGTGATCAGTTCCGCCGAACTCACCTCGCAGCCCGCCGCCAACATGCTGGATGCGCTCAAGAACATCGTGCCGTCTTTCTATGTCGGCCAGAATTCGATCTCCGATGCATCCACCTTCGTCCGCTCGCCCTCGCTGCGCGGCTTGTAG
- a CDS encoding queuosine precursor transporter has protein sequence MSGNEIDQRRPPPLAADAPGHLRYFDFVMAAFVAIILLSNVLGAGKVAVVDLPGIGSWPFGAGILFFPISYVIGDVLTEVYGYARARRVIWAGFVAVAFMAFMSWVVVALPPAPSWGNQAAYETVFGQVPRIVLASMIAFWAGEFVNSYVLARMKLWSNGQHLWMRTIGSTIAGQGMDSLIFYPLAFLGAAGWTTDLVLTVLVTQWVLKVGWEVLLTPVTYAVVGFLKRREGIDVFDRDTDFTPFKTRL, from the coding sequence ATGAGCGGGAACGAGATCGATCAGCGCAGGCCGCCGCCGCTCGCCGCCGATGCGCCTGGCCATTTGCGCTACTTCGACTTCGTCATGGCCGCGTTCGTCGCGATCATCCTGCTTTCCAACGTGCTCGGCGCGGGCAAGGTCGCGGTGGTCGATCTGCCGGGGATCGGCAGCTGGCCGTTCGGCGCGGGCATCCTGTTCTTTCCGATCTCTTACGTCATCGGCGACGTGCTGACCGAGGTATATGGGTATGCGCGCGCCCGGCGCGTGATCTGGGCCGGGTTCGTCGCGGTCGCGTTCATGGCGTTCATGTCCTGGGTCGTCGTCGCGTTGCCGCCGGCGCCGAGCTGGGGCAACCAGGCGGCATACGAAACCGTGTTCGGCCAGGTGCCGCGCATCGTGCTAGCGTCGATGATCGCCTTCTGGGCGGGCGAGTTCGTCAATTCCTACGTGCTCGCGCGGATGAAATTGTGGAGCAATGGACAGCATCTGTGGATGCGCACGATCGGCTCGACCATCGCCGGGCAGGGGATGGACAGCCTGATCTTCTATCCGCTCGCCTTCTTGGGCGCGGCGGGGTGGACGACGGACCTCGTGCTCACCGTGCTCGTCACGCAATGGGTGCTGAAGGTCGGCTGGGAAGTGCTGCTGACGCCGGTCACCTATGCGGTGGTCGGCTTCCTCAAGCGCCGTGAAGGCATCGACGTGTTCGACCGCGACACGGATTTCACGCCGTTCAAGACGCGTCTTTAA
- a CDS encoding TonB-dependent receptor plug domain-containing protein — protein sequence MLREGATAQYGSDAIAGVLNYGLRDDQGIELVGRAGQYYDGDGESYQIAGNAGLKSDFGFINVTGECYDEKQTSRGVTRPSAANFAASFPALAPQLPNYPLPVQIWGSSPSHGYKAVVNSAINVTEDSKIYFFGNYAKNKGNQSFNYRAPVSSTAVDSNGVVRNQGANGAFNNTFFLTPCPAGNATCPAGGFVRDGNTFRFAQLYPAGFTPRFVGETEERYGVLGYKGTAGKFSYDVSGTLARNKLSLSMYSSANFSYGPATQTSFEFGDLIQKEMNFNADFTYAADIDFAAPLTISAGAEYRKETYEQTAGDPQSYGAEPYAVAQQLYDQTAPGVYILSGATAAQGVGASGYAGTSPATAGKFSQKNYGAYVGLETDITDAFTVGAAGRYEHYNTFGDAWVGKVNALYKIADALSIRGSFGTGFHAPSPGQSNVSIVTTSFNNGVAFQSGTYPTNNPVAQYYGATNLTPEKSTNYGLGFILEPLSAMTITVDGYQIDLRNRIGLTSPFIVTAADLAAQPSLLPVGVDGQVQYFTNGFKTRTRGVDVVAT from the coding sequence GTGCTTCGCGAGGGCGCAACCGCGCAATATGGCTCCGACGCGATTGCGGGTGTGCTGAATTACGGTCTGCGCGACGATCAGGGGATTGAGTTGGTCGGGCGGGCCGGCCAATATTATGACGGCGACGGTGAAAGCTACCAGATCGCCGGCAATGCCGGCCTGAAGAGCGATTTCGGCTTCATCAACGTGACCGGCGAATGTTACGACGAAAAGCAGACCAGCCGTGGCGTGACTCGCCCGTCGGCGGCAAATTTCGCCGCCAGTTTCCCGGCGCTCGCCCCGCAACTGCCCAATTATCCGCTGCCGGTGCAGATCTGGGGCAGTTCGCCGTCGCATGGCTACAAGGCGGTGGTGAATTCGGCGATCAACGTGACCGAGGACAGCAAGATCTACTTCTTTGGCAATTATGCCAAGAACAAGGGCAATCAGAGCTTCAACTATCGCGCACCGGTGTCCAGCACGGCAGTCGATTCGAACGGCGTGGTGCGTAATCAGGGAGCCAACGGCGCCTTCAACAACACCTTCTTCCTGACGCCATGCCCGGCCGGCAATGCCACCTGCCCGGCGGGTGGGTTCGTACGAGACGGCAACACGTTCCGCTTCGCTCAACTCTACCCTGCCGGCTTCACGCCACGCTTCGTCGGCGAGACTGAGGAAAGGTACGGGGTGCTGGGCTACAAGGGCACGGCAGGGAAGTTCAGCTACGACGTCTCGGGCACGTTGGCGCGCAACAAGCTGTCGCTGTCGATGTATAGCTCGGCCAACTTCTCGTACGGCCCGGCGACGCAGACCAGCTTCGAATTCGGCGACCTGATCCAGAAGGAGATGAACTTCAACGCCGACTTCACCTATGCGGCAGACATTGATTTTGCAGCACCCTTGACCATCTCGGCTGGTGCTGAATATCGCAAGGAAACATACGAGCAGACCGCGGGCGACCCGCAATCCTATGGCGCCGAGCCGTACGCCGTGGCGCAACAGCTCTACGACCAGACCGCGCCGGGCGTGTATATCTTGTCGGGCGCGACGGCGGCGCAGGGGGTGGGCGCCAGCGGCTATGCCGGCACCAGCCCGGCGACCGCAGGCAAGTTCAGCCAGAAGAATTATGGCGCTTATGTCGGCCTGGAAACGGACATCACCGATGCCTTCACCGTCGGCGCGGCCGGCCGCTACGAGCATTACAATACGTTTGGCGATGCTTGGGTCGGCAAGGTCAATGCGCTTTACAAGATTGCCGATGCGTTATCGATCCGCGGCAGCTTCGGCACCGGCTTCCATGCGCCGTCGCCAGGCCAATCGAACGTCTCGATCGTGACGACATCGTTCAACAATGGCGTGGCGTTCCAAAGCGGCACCTATCCGACCAACAACCCGGTCGCGCAATATTATGGTGCAACCAACCTGACGCCGGAGAAATCGACCAATTACGGGCTGGGCTTCATTCTCGAGCCGCTCAGCGCCATGACGATCACGGTCGATGGCTATCAGATCGATCTGCGCAACCGGATCGGCCTGACGTCGCCCTTCATCGTCACGGCGGCGGATCTGGCCGCCCAGCCGTCGCTGTTGCCGGTGGGTGTGGACGGCCAGGTGCAGTATTTCACCAATGGTTTCAAGACGCGGACGCGCGGTGTCGACGTGGTCGCCACGTAG